Proteins encoded together in one Janthinobacterium tructae window:
- a CDS encoding formyltransferase has protein sequence MGAPRAVVFGYHNVGVRCIKVLLAGGVDIALVVTHEDSPTENLWFESVASLCQAEGIPYITPLDARAPELLAQVQAAQPDMLFSFYYRHMLPASILEVAPAYNMHGSLLPQFRGRAPVNWAVLHGATQTGATLHEMTVKPDAGAIVAQTAVPILPDDTAFEVFGKVTVAAEQTLWGVLPALLDGTAPRQLNDLRQGGYFGGRKPEDGRIDWKLPAQQVYNLHRAVAPPYPGAFTEVNDVIYIIETARLSKRSAGSLPAGLAVVDNCIFGVCGDGRMLAISALRAAGEPISAQQLQASLTARVSTH, from the coding sequence ATGGGCGCCCCACGCGCCGTCGTCTTCGGCTACCACAATGTGGGCGTGCGCTGCATCAAGGTGCTGCTCGCTGGCGGCGTCGATATCGCCCTCGTCGTCACGCACGAAGACAGCCCCACGGAAAACCTGTGGTTCGAATCCGTCGCCAGCCTGTGCCAGGCCGAAGGCATCCCGTACATCACACCTCTGGACGCGCGCGCGCCCGAGCTGCTGGCGCAGGTGCAGGCAGCACAGCCGGACATGCTGTTCAGCTTTTACTACCGTCACATGCTGCCGGCCAGCATTCTGGAGGTGGCACCCGCCTACAATATGCATGGCTCGCTGCTGCCGCAGTTCCGCGGCCGCGCGCCCGTCAACTGGGCCGTGCTGCATGGCGCCACGCAGACAGGCGCTACCCTGCATGAAATGACGGTCAAGCCCGACGCCGGCGCCATCGTCGCGCAAACAGCCGTGCCCATCCTGCCCGACGACACGGCCTTCGAAGTGTTCGGCAAGGTCACCGTGGCGGCGGAACAAACGCTGTGGGGTGTGCTGCCGGCCTTGCTGGACGGGACGGCGCCGCGCCAGTTGAACGATTTGCGCCAGGGCGGCTATTTTGGCGGGCGCAAGCCGGAAGACGGCCGCATCGACTGGAAGTTACCTGCGCAACAGGTATACAACCTGCACCGGGCCGTCGCCCCGCCCTATCCCGGCGCGTTCACCGAAGTCAATGATGTCATTTACATCATCGAAACCGCCCGTTTGAGCAAGCGTTCCGCAGGAAGTTTGCCAGCGGGCTTGGCGGTAGTGGATAATTGCATCTTTGGCGTCTGCGGAGACGGCCGCATGCTGGCCATTTCCGCGCTGAGGGCTGCCGGGGAGCCGATTTCGGCTCAGCAATTGCAAGCAAGTCTGACCGCCCGCGTCAGCACACACTGA
- a CDS encoding bifunctional UDP-4-keto-pentose/UDP-xylose synthase produces the protein MKKVLILGVNGFIGHHLSKRILETTDWHVYGMDMNTDRITELLENDNYKSRMHFFEGDITINKEWVEYHVKKCDVILPLVAIATPSTYVKQPLRVFELDFEANLPIVRSAAKYGKHLVFPSTSEVYGMCHDEEFDPENSELICGPINKPRWIYSNAKQLMDRVIWGYGMEGLNFTLFRPFNWIGAGLDSIHTPKEGSSRVVTQFFGHIVRGENISLVDGGAQKRAFTYIDDGIDALMRIIANKNGIASGKIYNIGNPVNNYSIRDLAGMMLTLAAEYPEYAEGAKHVKIVETTSGAYYGAGYQDVQNRVPKITNTCEELGWAPSTTMADSLRNIFDAYRSQVAQAKALMD, from the coding sequence ATGAAAAAAGTCCTCATCTTAGGCGTCAACGGCTTCATCGGCCACCACCTGTCCAAGCGCATCCTGGAAACCACCGACTGGCATGTCTATGGCATGGACATGAACACGGACCGCATCACGGAATTGCTGGAAAATGACAACTACAAGTCGCGCATGCACTTCTTCGAAGGCGACATCACGATCAACAAGGAATGGGTCGAGTACCACGTCAAGAAATGCGACGTGATCCTGCCGCTGGTGGCCATCGCCACGCCGTCGACCTACGTCAAGCAGCCGCTGCGCGTGTTCGAACTGGACTTCGAAGCCAACCTGCCTATCGTCCGTTCGGCCGCCAAGTACGGCAAGCACCTGGTGTTCCCGTCGACCTCGGAAGTGTATGGCATGTGCCACGACGAGGAATTCGATCCGGAAAACTCGGAACTGATCTGCGGCCCGATCAACAAGCCGCGCTGGATCTATTCGAACGCCAAGCAATTGATGGACCGCGTGATCTGGGGCTACGGCATGGAAGGCTTGAACTTCACCCTGTTCCGTCCATTCAACTGGATCGGCGCCGGCCTGGACTCGATCCACACGCCAAAAGAAGGTTCTTCGCGGGTGGTGACGCAATTCTTCGGCCACATCGTGCGCGGCGAGAACATCTCGCTGGTCGACGGCGGCGCGCAAAAACGCGCGTTCACCTACATCGATGACGGCATCGATGCGCTGATGCGTATCATCGCCAACAAGAATGGCATCGCCAGCGGCAAGATCTACAACATTGGCAATCCAGTCAACAATTACTCGATCCGCGACCTGGCCGGCATGATGCTGACCCTGGCTGCCGAGTATCCTGAATATGCCGAAGGCGCGAAACACGTGAAAATCGTGGAAACGACGTCGGGCGCCTACTACGGTGCCGGCTACCAGGACGTGCAAAACCGCGTGCCGAAAATCACGAATACCTGCGAAGAACTGGGCTGGGCGCCAAGCACCACCATGGCCGATTCCCTGCGCAATATCTTCGACGCCTACCGCAGCCAGGTAGCCCAAGCCAAAGCCCTGATGGATTAA
- a CDS encoding polysaccharide deacetylase family protein, protein MLSKPFLTLKIDVDTYRGTREGMGNLVRMLAAHQAKATFLFSLGPDHTGWALRRALKPGFFSKVSRTSVVEHYGLKTLMYGTLLPGPDIGKQCAAQLRAVRDAGFECGIHTWDHTLWQDNVAKRNAAWTINMMRKAANRYEQVFGTKPHTHGAAGWQMNVSAFVEHDTAGYRFASDGRAMLDARGAMVHPSNGPHRVRNGNTILQCVQLPTTLPTLDELLGCEIDGKLITTGNVAAHILSLTADNPRDHVYTLHAELEGQKLAPIFEKLLAGWTAQGYQFAAMGDYYEKIKESDLPVCPITWDELPGRSGRLIVQGKAA, encoded by the coding sequence ATGTTGAGCAAGCCGTTCCTGACCCTGAAAATCGACGTCGATACCTATCGCGGCACCCGTGAAGGCATGGGCAATCTGGTGCGCATGCTGGCCGCGCACCAGGCCAAAGCCACCTTTCTGTTCTCGCTGGGCCCCGACCACACGGGCTGGGCCCTGCGGCGCGCCTTGAAGCCCGGCTTTTTCAGCAAGGTGTCGCGCACCTCGGTGGTCGAGCACTACGGCTTGAAAACATTGATGTACGGCACCTTGCTGCCGGGCCCCGATATCGGCAAGCAATGCGCGGCGCAATTGCGCGCCGTGCGCGATGCCGGTTTCGAGTGCGGCATCCACACCTGGGATCACACCCTGTGGCAAGACAACGTGGCCAAGCGCAACGCCGCCTGGACCATCAACATGATGCGCAAGGCCGCCAACCGCTACGAGCAGGTGTTTGGCACCAAGCCGCACACGCACGGCGCGGCCGGCTGGCAAATGAATGTCAGCGCCTTTGTCGAACACGACACGGCCGGCTACCGCTTTGCCTCCGATGGCCGCGCCATGCTCGACGCGCGCGGCGCCATGGTGCATCCGAGCAATGGCCCGCACCGCGTGCGCAACGGCAACACCATCCTGCAATGCGTACAACTGCCCACCACCCTGCCCACCCTGGACGAACTGCTGGGCTGCGAAATCGACGGCAAGCTGATCACGACCGGCAATGTTGCTGCGCATATATTGTCGCTGACGGCGGACAATCCGCGCGACCACGTGTATACCTTGCATGCGGAACTTGAAGGACAGAAACTCGCCCCCATTTTCGAAAAACTGCTGGCTGGCTGGACAGCCCAGGGCTACCAATTTGCAGCGATGGGCGATTATTATGAAAAGATAAAAGAGTCGGACTTGCCCGTTTGCCCCATCACCTGGGATGAGTTGCCCGGACGTTCGGGACGCCTGATTGTGCAGGGCAAAGCGGCCTGA
- a CDS encoding peroxiredoxin codes for MADSQSLVSIPDFSAAMTSGKTFQLLGRPAKATVLFFYPKDNTPGCTTENIAFRDAYAQFVAAGVEIYGISRDSLRSHESFKAKLELPFELISDPDEAVCLLFNVMKMKQMYGKTVRGVERSTFVIDAQGRLVKEWRGVKVATHVEEVLEFVARLN; via the coding sequence GTGGCTGATAGCCAATCCCTCGTTAGCATACCCGACTTTAGTGCCGCCATGACCAGCGGCAAGACCTTTCAGTTGCTGGGCCGTCCGGCCAAGGCCACGGTACTGTTTTTCTATCCGAAGGACAACACCCCCGGCTGCACCACTGAAAACATCGCCTTCCGTGACGCGTATGCGCAATTTGTCGCCGCCGGCGTGGAAATCTACGGCATCAGCCGCGATTCCCTGCGCTCGCACGAAAGCTTCAAAGCCAAGCTGGAACTGCCATTCGAGCTCATTTCCGACCCGGACGAAGCCGTTTGCCTGCTGTTTAACGTCATGAAGATGAAACAGATGTATGGCAAGACGGTCCGTGGCGTCGAACGCAGCACGTTTGTGATTGACGCCCAGGGCCGATTGGTGAAAGAATGGAGAGGCGTGAAGGTCGCAACTCACGTGGAAGAAGTGCTGGAATTCGTGGCGCGTCTGAATTGA
- a CDS encoding PhoH family protein: protein MPLPKLPSKPATILSTQDYPTAGAARPATKTPAAKKVAAPIIEAAIAEVAKPVRNAATKIKQVAALMVAKPAPAPAPVAAAPVAVAAPAAKARPAAKGKVTPIKPVQQAEQPHPAKHKAVEVQLKSSASRAADQRGISKLFVLDTNVLMHDPSSLFRFEEHDVYLPMMTLEELDNHKKGMTEVARNARQVSRTLDALISNTDDDAIEHGILLSKLGNKDAKGRLFFQTRLQSADLPAGLPVGKADNQILAVVRSLESEQEGRPVVLVSKDINMRIKARALGLPAEDYFNDHVLEDTDLLYSGIVQLPDDFWNKHGKDMESWQESKNGYSSTFYRVTGPFIPSLLVNQFIYLEPKNGETPFYGQVKQINGKTAVLQTLRDFSHTKNNVWGVTARNREQNFALNLLMNPECDFVTLLGQAGTGKTLLALAAGLAQVLETKLYNEIIVTRVTVPVGEDIGFLPGTEEEKMSPWMGAFDDNLEVLNKSDSDGGEWGRAATQDLIRSRIKIKSLNFMRGRTFVNKFLIIDEAQNLTPKQVKTLVTRAGPGTKILCLGNIAQIDTPYLTEGSSGLTYVVDRFKGWTHSGHVTLARGERSRLADHASEVL, encoded by the coding sequence ATGCCACTGCCAAAATTACCGAGCAAGCCAGCCACCATCCTGTCCACCCAAGATTACCCGACCGCAGGCGCAGCGCGCCCGGCCACCAAAACCCCGGCAGCCAAGAAAGTGGCTGCACCGATCATTGAAGCGGCGATCGCCGAAGTTGCCAAGCCGGTCCGCAATGCGGCCACGAAGATCAAGCAAGTGGCGGCCCTGATGGTTGCCAAGCCGGCGCCTGCACCTGCGCCGGTTGCGGCCGCGCCTGTCGCCGTTGCCGCGCCTGCGGCGAAAGCCAGGCCGGCGGCAAAAGGCAAGGTCACGCCGATCAAGCCCGTCCAGCAAGCCGAGCAGCCACATCCGGCCAAGCACAAGGCGGTCGAAGTGCAGCTCAAGTCGTCCGCCAGCCGCGCCGCCGACCAGCGCGGCATCAGCAAGCTGTTCGTGCTCGACACGAACGTACTGATGCACGATCCATCGTCGCTGTTCCGCTTCGAGGAACACGATGTGTACCTGCCCATGATGACCCTGGAAGAGCTGGACAACCACAAAAAGGGCATGACGGAAGTGGCGCGCAACGCACGCCAGGTCTCGCGCACGCTCGACGCCCTGATCAGCAACACGGATGACGATGCCATCGAACACGGCATCTTGCTGTCCAAGCTGGGCAACAAGGATGCCAAGGGCCGTCTGTTCTTCCAGACGCGCCTGCAAAGCGCCGACCTGCCAGCTGGCTTGCCAGTGGGCAAGGCCGACAACCAGATCCTCGCCGTCGTGCGCTCGCTGGAATCGGAACAGGAAGGCCGCCCCGTGGTGCTGGTGTCGAAGGACATCAACATGCGCATCAAGGCGCGCGCACTGGGCTTGCCGGCCGAAGATTACTTCAACGACCATGTGCTGGAAGACACGGACTTGCTGTACTCGGGCATCGTGCAATTGCCGGACGACTTCTGGAACAAGCACGGCAAGGACATGGAATCGTGGCAGGAAAGCAAGAACGGCTACAGCTCCACCTTCTATCGCGTGACGGGCCCGTTCATCCCATCGCTGCTGGTCAACCAGTTCATCTACCTGGAACCGAAAAACGGTGAAACGCCGTTCTACGGCCAGGTGAAACAGATCAACGGCAAGACGGCCGTGCTGCAAACCCTGCGCGACTTCAGCCACACGAAGAACAATGTGTGGGGCGTGACGGCGCGCAACCGCGAGCAGAATTTTGCGCTGAACCTGCTGATGAATCCGGAATGCGACTTCGTCACCCTGCTGGGCCAGGCCGGTACCGGCAAGACCCTGCTGGCCCTGGCCGCCGGCCTGGCGCAAGTGCTGGAAACCAAGCTCTACAATGAAATCATCGTCACCCGCGTGACGGTGCCGGTGGGCGAAGACATCGGTTTCCTGCCAGGCACGGAAGAAGAAAAGATGTCGCCATGGATGGGCGCCTTCGACGACAACCTGGAAGTGCTGAACAAGTCCGACTCCGATGGCGGCGAATGGGGCCGTGCTGCAACGCAAGACCTGATCCGCTCGCGCATCAAGATCAAGTCGCTCAACTTCATGCGCGGCCGCACGTTCGTGAACAAGTTCCTCATCATCGATGAAGCACAGAACTTGACGCCGAAACAGGTCAAGACCCTGGTCACGCGCGCCGGTCCCGGCACGAAGATCCTGTGCCTGGGCAACATCGCCCAGATCGACACGCCGTACCTGACAGAAGGCTCGAGCGGCCTGACCTACGTGGTCGACCGCTTCAAGGGCTGGACCCACAGCGGCCACGTCACCCTGGCCCGCGGCGAGCGTTCGCGCCTGGCCGACCACGCCAGCGAAGTGCTGTAA
- a CDS encoding site-2 protease family protein, translated as MPPAFQLLLCLLIFMLIHISVMAACARLFGITLRSISYGVGPTLLSWGKVRVKLLPLAGNVVLKDTREETLYDDDPCHDAYNFQPLWKQFVLPLSGVVVLLALSLGIMGASGWERFVAAFGQIVHGALAPLSTAQELLGEGETFARTHGFALVFALFSLKLCAFNLLPFAGLNGGQALLAIARGGRAFVAWEETLTKWMLLPGLAILLAWTAAFGWYGWQALGA; from the coding sequence ATGCCTCCCGCCTTCCAGTTGCTGCTGTGCCTCCTCATCTTCATGTTGATCCACATTTCCGTCATGGCGGCCTGTGCCAGGCTGTTCGGCATCACGCTGCGCAGCATCAGCTACGGCGTGGGTCCGACCTTGCTGAGCTGGGGCAAAGTGCGCGTCAAACTGCTGCCCCTGGCCGGCAATGTGGTGCTGAAAGATACGCGTGAAGAAACGCTGTATGACGACGACCCCTGCCATGACGCCTATAACTTTCAGCCGCTGTGGAAGCAGTTCGTGTTGCCGCTGAGCGGCGTGGTCGTCTTGCTGGCCTTGTCGCTGGGCATCATGGGAGCCTCGGGCTGGGAACGCTTTGTCGCCGCCTTCGGACAAATCGTCCACGGTGCGCTGGCGCCGCTGTCGACGGCGCAGGAATTGCTGGGTGAAGGGGAAACGTTTGCCCGCACGCACGGCTTTGCGCTGGTATTCGCCCTGTTCTCGTTGAAACTGTGCGCCTTCAACCTGCTGCCGTTCGCCGGCTTGAACGGCGGACAGGCGCTGCTGGCCATCGCGCGCGGCGGACGCGCTTTTGTGGCGTGGGAAGAAACGCTGACGAAATGGATGCTGTTGCCGGGACTGGCGATCTTGCTGGCGTGGACGGCGGCGTTCGGCTGGTATGGCTGGCAAGCGCTGGGGGCCTGA